A region from the Acuticoccus sediminis genome encodes:
- a CDS encoding CHASE2 domain-containing protein encodes MNAWRAIERARARGTTDLGLVAIAALVTLVLAAYSGTTGGNTLRERTFDQLTALAGVTTIDEPVVVDIDRRSLSEVGAWPWPRADLATLVGAIADAGGKALAIDILLDEPDDRSPAGLARRLTEFGVPLDVDPATLADGDTSLAKAMARIPTVLGVGLAPQEGTPVRSPPIIVRGTFVADGLWRSEGIAGPIAALRDGAAGFGALALPGSLDGTIRNVPLLVVAGRQALPGLAVELQRNAQGAPPILIDPDADVMQVGERRVPLGTGGLMRLIPVSRADRAARHVSAADVIAGNAAEIARLAGRAVILGSSAPELGGLRTGADGSLVPSIDLQADGYAQMSAGAFPIRADDALTWERVAVAVASVLALLAARFLAPLTGAIVIGALALAWIAGASVATVSMVLVDPILPAASATITFALGSLLVAAQARRQARRVQAAFEQHLSPAVVRRIAASPDTIRLKGEAREVTALFTDIEGFSAMTSAAEPEALIGLLDAYYDVITSVAVAHEGMVAKLIGDSMNVLFNVPVDLPNHPQWALDCALALAEASARFEATPEARLLGLGRTRIGLDTGRAIVGDVGGARKLDYTAHGAAVNAASRFEQANKFLGTQIVIGPGTAERLALDLKPLGRFIVRGFPEPLALHTVWPEETGEDEKAEVRRAVAALSATPLVIDKLTPQAYRALLAGEEPRIAS; translated from the coding sequence GTGAATGCCTGGCGGGCCATCGAGCGCGCCCGCGCCCGGGGCACGACGGACCTCGGCCTCGTCGCCATCGCGGCGCTCGTGACGCTGGTCCTCGCGGCCTATTCCGGGACGACCGGCGGCAACACCCTGCGTGAGCGCACCTTCGACCAGCTCACCGCGCTCGCCGGCGTCACGACCATCGACGAGCCGGTGGTGGTCGACATCGACCGCCGCTCCCTCTCGGAGGTCGGGGCGTGGCCGTGGCCGCGCGCCGACCTTGCGACGCTGGTGGGCGCCATCGCCGACGCGGGCGGCAAGGCGCTCGCCATCGACATCCTCCTCGACGAGCCGGACGACCGCTCCCCCGCAGGACTCGCGCGCCGTCTCACCGAATTCGGCGTTCCGCTCGACGTCGATCCGGCGACACTGGCCGACGGGGACACCAGCCTCGCAAAGGCCATGGCGAGAATTCCGACCGTGCTGGGTGTCGGCCTCGCGCCGCAGGAGGGGACGCCGGTGCGCTCGCCGCCGATCATCGTGCGCGGCACGTTCGTGGCGGACGGGCTGTGGCGCAGCGAGGGAATCGCCGGCCCCATCGCGGCGCTGAGGGACGGCGCGGCGGGCTTCGGGGCGCTGGCGCTGCCCGGCAGCCTCGACGGGACGATCCGCAATGTACCACTCCTCGTCGTCGCCGGGCGGCAGGCGCTACCGGGCCTCGCCGTCGAGCTGCAGCGGAACGCACAGGGCGCCCCGCCGATCCTGATCGACCCGGACGCCGACGTCATGCAGGTCGGCGAGCGTCGGGTCCCGCTGGGAACGGGCGGGCTGATGCGCCTCATCCCGGTCTCGCGGGCCGATCGCGCCGCCCGTCACGTGAGCGCTGCGGACGTCATCGCCGGGAACGCGGCCGAGATCGCGCGCCTCGCCGGCAGGGCGGTGATCCTGGGAAGCTCGGCGCCGGAGCTCGGCGGCCTGCGCACCGGCGCGGACGGATCGCTCGTTCCCAGCATCGACCTCCAGGCCGACGGCTACGCGCAGATGTCCGCCGGAGCCTTCCCGATCCGCGCCGACGACGCGCTGACGTGGGAGCGGGTGGCGGTCGCCGTCGCGTCCGTCCTGGCGCTTCTCGCGGCCCGGTTCCTCGCACCGCTCACCGGGGCGATCGTCATCGGGGCGCTGGCGCTCGCGTGGATCGCGGGCGCCTCCGTGGCGACGGTCTCGATGGTCCTCGTCGACCCGATCCTTCCGGCCGCGAGCGCGACGATCACCTTCGCGCTCGGCTCGCTCCTGGTGGCAGCGCAGGCGCGGCGCCAGGCGCGCCGGGTGCAGGCCGCGTTCGAGCAGCACCTCTCGCCGGCGGTGGTGCGGCGCATCGCGGCGAGCCCGGACACCATCCGCCTCAAGGGCGAGGCACGCGAGGTGACGGCGCTCTTCACCGACATCGAGGGCTTCTCGGCGATGACCTCGGCCGCCGAGCCGGAGGCGCTGATCGGCCTTCTCGACGCCTACTACGACGTCATCACCAGCGTTGCGGTCGCGCACGAGGGGATGGTCGCCAAGCTCATCGGCGACAGCATGAACGTCCTGTTCAACGTGCCCGTGGACCTGCCGAATCACCCGCAGTGGGCGCTCGATTGCGCGCTGGCGCTGGCCGAGGCGAGCGCACGGTTCGAGGCCACGCCGGAGGCGCGGCTCCTCGGCCTCGGGCGCACCCGCATCGGGCTCGACACCGGGCGGGCGATCGTCGGCGACGTGGGCGGCGCACGAAAGCTCGACTACACCGCCCACGGCGCGGCGGTGAACGCGGCATCGCGGTTCGAGCAGGCCAACAAGTTCCTGGGAACGCAGATCGTGATCGGGCCGGGAACGGCGGAGCGTCTGGCGCTGGACCTGAAGCCGCTCGGCCGGTTCATCGTGCGCGGCTTCCCCGAACCGCTGGCGCTGCACACCGTCTGGCCGGAGGAAACGGGCGAGGACGAGAAGGCCGAGGTCCGGCGGGCGGTGGCGGCCCTGTCGGCCACCCCTCTCGTCATCGACAAGCTGACGCCGCAGGCCTACCGCGCCCTGCTGGCGGGCGAGGAGCCCCGCATCGCCTCCTGA
- a CDS encoding FecR family protein, giving the protein MTFSRRTILAFLAAIGSGVAFPRFGQAAERAGAVNDLTGKATATAEGAEARSLKIDDPIHLSETVRTGVEARAVLGLGQRTVLNLGSDTEVRIDRYVVDAGGELTLGGGAILFSRDGPPADDTLSISSEYGLIVVRGTTFFAGPSRDVFGVFVETGRVSVTGGGKTVSVGPGEGTNIAEPGAEPTDPVEWGQGRIDEALASVR; this is encoded by the coding sequence ATGACATTCAGCAGGCGCACGATCCTCGCCTTCCTCGCGGCCATCGGCTCCGGCGTCGCCTTTCCGCGCTTCGGCCAGGCGGCGGAGAGGGCCGGCGCCGTCAACGATCTCACCGGCAAGGCGACCGCCACTGCCGAAGGCGCTGAGGCGCGCAGCCTGAAGATCGACGATCCGATCCACCTTTCCGAGACCGTGCGCACGGGTGTCGAGGCCCGTGCCGTCCTCGGCCTCGGCCAGCGCACCGTCCTCAACCTCGGCTCCGACACTGAGGTGCGCATCGACCGCTACGTGGTCGACGCTGGCGGCGAGCTGACCCTCGGCGGCGGCGCGATCCTCTTCAGCCGCGATGGGCCGCCCGCCGACGACACGCTGTCGATCAGCTCCGAGTACGGGCTCATCGTGGTGCGCGGAACGACGTTCTTCGCCGGTCCGAGCCGGGATGTCTTCGGCGTGTTCGTCGAGACGGGCCGCGTCAGCGTCACGGGTGGCGGCAAGACCGTCTCCGTCGGCCCCGGCGAAGGAACCAACATCGCCGAGCCCGGGGCGGAACCGACCGACCCGGTCGAGTGGGGTCAGGGCCGTATCGACGAGGCGCTCGCGAGCGTCCGCTGA
- a CDS encoding glycosyltransferase, with protein sequence MLPEPLSATAVLPFEKGFRLEKADPDLPGVSIVIPVWNAGPFLERTIRSLLMNDLAGCELILMDGGSTDMTMQVVEHYREHFTVVVSERDEGQSDAINKGMARAKKPILTWLNGDDLILPNRLKVVREAFRDRPGTKVVVGNAYLTELDLTPIHRFNYAPERLTFGKLLNYTMHHLVQPSVFFSREAWQACGPVKHELHYAMDADLFLSMAGRFAFEHVPVDVAYSVYHSECKTLKKRAESLAELALVQTMHGGFKEAEITLGQLVALYNETKARAEALEASAGAGNDVALLHRKLNAMARERRHARDALLSASADLPA encoded by the coding sequence ATGCTGCCTGAGCCCCTCTCCGCCACTGCCGTGCTGCCGTTCGAGAAGGGGTTCCGCCTCGAGAAGGCGGACCCGGACCTTCCGGGCGTTTCCATCGTCATCCCGGTCTGGAACGCGGGGCCTTTCCTGGAGCGAACGATCCGCAGCCTCCTGATGAACGACCTCGCCGGCTGCGAGCTGATCCTGATGGACGGCGGCAGCACCGACATGACGATGCAGGTCGTCGAGCACTACCGCGAGCATTTCACGGTGGTGGTGTCCGAGCGGGACGAGGGCCAGTCCGACGCCATCAACAAGGGCATGGCCCGGGCGAAGAAGCCGATCCTGACCTGGCTGAACGGCGACGACCTCATCCTTCCGAACCGTCTCAAGGTGGTGCGGGAGGCGTTCCGCGACCGTCCGGGCACGAAGGTCGTGGTGGGGAACGCGTACCTCACCGAGCTCGACCTGACACCGATCCACCGCTTCAACTACGCGCCGGAGCGGCTGACGTTCGGGAAGCTCCTGAACTACACGATGCACCACCTCGTACAGCCGTCGGTATTCTTCTCGCGCGAGGCGTGGCAGGCCTGCGGGCCGGTCAAGCACGAGCTGCACTACGCGATGGACGCGGACCTCTTCCTGTCGATGGCGGGACGCTTCGCCTTCGAGCACGTGCCGGTGGACGTCGCCTACAGCGTCTATCATTCGGAGTGCAAGACGCTGAAGAAGCGTGCCGAATCGCTCGCCGAACTGGCCCTTGTGCAGACCATGCACGGCGGCTTCAAGGAGGCGGAGATCACGCTCGGCCAGCTCGTCGCCCTCTACAACGAGACCAAGGCGCGGGCGGAAGCGCTGGAGGCGTCGGCCGGCGCGGGGAACGACGTCGCCCTCCTCCACCGCAAGCTCAACGCCATGGCGCGCGAGCGGCGGCACGCCCGCGACGCGCTGCTGTCCGCCAGCGCGGACCTTCCGGCATGA
- a CDS encoding Crp/Fnr family transcriptional regulator: MATVVRSSPVRAFLVANTFIGAMEEVAIDRVVMHGRAIRYAKGERLFQRDDPGDALHVVISGTVKVHNTTGEGREVVLNFLRGGDLVGEIAVLDGGPRTASASMIEAGEIFRIDRRDLMPALRESPDALVEVVGILCEKLRATSDIVETNMRKLDARFAGGLLRLCQAYGRRTANGVVIDLAANQTDLGAYLGLSRENASRQIAKLSRSGILRAEGATLVVIDEPAVARLADE; encoded by the coding sequence ATGGCGACTGTAGTTCGCTCCAGTCCAGTGCGGGCCTTCCTGGTGGCGAATACGTTCATCGGGGCGATGGAGGAGGTCGCGATCGACCGGGTGGTGATGCACGGTCGAGCGATCCGCTACGCCAAGGGTGAGCGTCTTTTCCAGCGGGACGATCCGGGCGACGCGCTCCACGTCGTCATCAGCGGCACGGTAAAGGTGCACAATACCACCGGCGAGGGCCGCGAGGTGGTGCTGAACTTCCTGCGTGGCGGCGACCTCGTCGGCGAGATCGCCGTCCTGGACGGCGGCCCCCGGACGGCGTCGGCCTCCATGATCGAGGCTGGGGAGATCTTCCGCATCGACCGGAGGGACCTGATGCCGGCGCTGCGCGAATCGCCCGACGCGCTGGTCGAGGTCGTCGGCATTCTGTGCGAGAAGCTGCGCGCGACCTCCGACATCGTCGAGACCAACATGCGTAAACTCGACGCGCGGTTCGCCGGCGGCCTCCTGCGCCTCTGCCAGGCGTACGGGCGGCGCACGGCGAACGGTGTGGTGATCGACCTCGCCGCCAACCAGACCGACCTCGGCGCCTATCTCGGCCTCTCGCGCGAGAACGCCAGCCGCCAGATCGCCAAATTGTCCCGCTCCGGCATCCTCCGCGCGGAAGGCGCGACGCTCGTCGTGATCGACGAACCCGCGGTGGCGCGACTGGCCGACGAGTGA
- a CDS encoding efflux RND transporter permease subunit, giving the protein MLSDLAIRRPVLAAVVSLLIMVFGIGALTGLPIRELPDIDTAVVTVRTEYTGASPEIIDTDITEILEASISGISGIKTLSSQSRRGRSSITIEFEVGRNIDEAANDVRDAVARVRGDLPDDVEEPQVVKSDADGDPVMRLAVTSTRMTPAEITDYLDRYVVDRLATVNGVASIDLYGDRPFAVRIWLDRRAMAARNLTVADITTALQRANVELPAGEIESTARQLQVRLNSRLPTVEAFANVTVDRVEGYPIRLSDVARVIPGVSDDTTIVRSDGKPAVGMSVIRQSQSNTIAISQGIRSEIEAMKPSLPRGMEITVGSDDAIFVGASIKEVVTALGMSLLLVVAVILAFLRSWRATLIPAITIPIALIGTFMLIGAMGFSINVLTLLALLLAIGLVVDDAIVVLENIQRRIDNGESVLVASVLGSRQVTFAVIATSLTLIAVFVPISFLGGQVGRLFTEFGFVMASAVLISTFVALTACPALASKVLRKDMGVSEGSEGRVLRGFRRIVSTALSLPLIVIAAAIGIAVVGGVVYQTIPSELTPREDRGVAFVPLTAPVGATVNFTDEAAQQVEAIAEPLLQSGDVATIFTLSGSWGRANRSFVVLRLSDWENRDRSAQEIAAALRPGMSGVTAARGFPITPSGLGLRGNRTPLQVVVSGPDFPSVQRWAATLLEEAQANPNLQNMEMDYEENQPQLDITVDRQRADDLGVSIETIASSLQTLLASREVTNFVYRGREYPVLLQAERNDRSSPSDIDFIFVRAGDGTSLVPLSTLVSIKESSAASELRRFDRLPSITIEGAVADNYTLGEAIAFMKDAAARTLPPEARISLSGQSQQFEETSSGAAFTFGLALLIVFLVLAAQFESFVHPLTIMLTVPLGVAGAVFSMALAGLTFNIYSQIGIILLIGLMAKNGILIVEFANQLRDEGMSVREAVLEATVLRLRPIVMTIVSTVLGAVPLVLATGAGAESRIAIGTVIVGGLVVSGVLTLVVTPVLYDLLARLTQPRSAIERALNAELSSLSKPRDHTAPAE; this is encoded by the coding sequence GTGCTGTCCGACCTCGCCATCCGCCGCCCGGTGCTCGCGGCGGTCGTCAGCCTCCTCATCATGGTCTTCGGCATCGGTGCCCTGACGGGACTGCCGATCCGCGAGCTGCCGGACATCGACACGGCCGTCGTCACCGTGCGCACCGAGTACACCGGTGCCTCGCCGGAGATCATCGACACCGACATCACCGAGATTCTGGAAGCCTCGATCTCCGGGATCTCCGGCATCAAGACGCTCTCGTCGCAGTCCCGCCGCGGCCGGTCGTCCATCACCATCGAGTTCGAGGTCGGCCGCAACATCGACGAGGCCGCCAACGACGTGCGTGACGCCGTCGCCCGCGTGCGCGGCGACCTGCCCGACGACGTGGAGGAGCCGCAGGTCGTCAAGTCCGACGCGGACGGCGACCCGGTCATGCGCCTCGCCGTCACCTCGACGCGCATGACGCCGGCCGAGATCACCGACTATCTCGACCGCTACGTCGTCGACCGCCTCGCCACCGTGAACGGCGTCGCGTCCATCGACCTTTACGGCGACCGGCCCTTCGCCGTTCGCATCTGGCTCGACCGGCGCGCGATGGCCGCACGCAACCTCACCGTCGCGGACATCACCACTGCGCTGCAGCGCGCCAACGTCGAGCTTCCCGCCGGCGAGATCGAATCGACCGCGCGCCAGCTCCAGGTCCGCCTCAACAGCCGGCTGCCGACCGTCGAGGCGTTCGCCAACGTCACCGTCGACCGGGTCGAGGGCTACCCGATCCGCCTGTCCGACGTCGCCCGCGTCATCCCCGGCGTCTCCGACGACACCACCATCGTGCGCTCGGACGGCAAGCCCGCCGTCGGGATGTCCGTCATCCGCCAGAGCCAGTCCAACACCATCGCCATCAGCCAGGGCATCCGCTCCGAGATCGAGGCGATGAAGCCGTCGCTGCCACGCGGCATGGAGATCACCGTCGGTTCGGACGACGCGATCTTCGTCGGCGCCTCCATCAAGGAGGTGGTCACCGCGCTCGGCATGTCGCTCCTCCTCGTGGTGGCGGTGATCCTGGCGTTCCTGCGCTCCTGGCGCGCGACGCTCATTCCGGCCATCACCATCCCCATCGCCCTCATCGGCACCTTCATGCTGATCGGTGCGATGGGCTTCTCGATCAACGTCCTGACGCTCCTCGCCCTGCTCCTCGCCATCGGCCTCGTGGTCGACGACGCGATCGTGGTGCTGGAGAACATCCAGCGACGGATCGACAACGGCGAGTCCGTGCTCGTCGCGTCCGTGCTCGGATCGCGGCAGGTGACCTTCGCGGTCATCGCCACGTCGCTGACGCTGATCGCGGTGTTCGTGCCCATCTCCTTCCTCGGCGGTCAGGTCGGGCGTCTTTTCACGGAGTTCGGCTTCGTGATGGCGAGCGCGGTGCTGATCTCCACGTTCGTTGCGCTGACGGCCTGCCCCGCCCTCGCCTCCAAGGTGTTGCGCAAGGACATGGGCGTCTCGGAAGGCTCCGAGGGACGGGTGCTGCGCGGCTTCCGCAGGATCGTCAGCACTGCTCTCTCGTTGCCGCTGATCGTGATCGCCGCCGCCATCGGCATCGCCGTCGTGGGCGGCGTCGTCTACCAGACCATCCCGTCGGAGCTGACCCCGCGGGAGGACCGCGGCGTCGCCTTCGTGCCGCTGACCGCCCCCGTCGGCGCGACGGTCAACTTCACCGACGAGGCTGCGCAGCAGGTGGAGGCGATCGCCGAGCCGCTGCTCCAGTCCGGCGACGTCGCGACGATCTTCACGCTGTCCGGCTCCTGGGGACGCGCCAACCGCTCGTTCGTCGTCCTGCGCCTCTCCGACTGGGAGAACCGCGACCGCTCCGCCCAGGAGATCGCCGCCGCGCTCCGCCCCGGCATGAGCGGGGTCACCGCCGCCCGCGGCTTCCCGATCACCCCGTCCGGACTCGGCCTCCGGGGCAACCGCACGCCGCTGCAGGTCGTCGTCTCCGGGCCGGACTTCCCGAGCGTGCAGCGCTGGGCGGCGACGCTTCTGGAAGAGGCACAGGCGAACCCGAACCTGCAGAACATGGAGATGGACTACGAGGAGAATCAGCCGCAGCTCGACATCACTGTCGACCGCCAGCGCGCCGACGACCTCGGCGTCTCCATCGAGACCATCGCCTCCTCGCTGCAGACCCTCCTCGCCTCGCGCGAGGTGACGAACTTCGTCTACCGCGGCCGCGAATACCCGGTTCTCCTCCAGGCCGAGCGGAACGACCGCTCCTCGCCCTCGGACATCGACTTCATCTTCGTGCGCGCCGGGGACGGGACGAGCCTCGTCCCGCTCTCCACCCTCGTCAGCATCAAGGAGAGCTCGGCGGCGTCCGAGCTTCGCCGCTTCGACCGCCTCCCGTCGATCACCATCGAGGGCGCGGTCGCCGACAACTACACGCTCGGCGAGGCGATCGCGTTCATGAAGGACGCGGCCGCGCGGACGCTTCCGCCCGAGGCCCGGATCAGCCTCAGCGGCCAGTCGCAGCAGTTCGAGGAGACCTCGAGCGGCGCCGCCTTCACCTTCGGCCTCGCCCTCCTCATCGTCTTCCTGGTGCTCGCCGCGCAGTTCGAGAGCTTCGTCCACCCGCTGACGATCATGCTGACGGTGCCGCTCGGCGTCGCGGGCGCGGTGTTCTCGATGGCGCTCGCGGGACTGACGTTCAACATCTACAGCCAGATCGGCATCATCCTGCTGATCGGCCTGATGGCGAAGAACGGCATCCTCATCGTCGAGTTCGCCAACCAGCTCCGCGACGAGGGCATGTCGGTGCGCGAGGCTGTGCTGGAGGCGACGGTGCTGCGCCTGCGCCCGATCGTGATGACGATCGTCTCCACCGTCCTGGGCGCCGTGCCGCTGGTGCTCGCCACCGGCGCGGGCGCGGAGAGCCGTATCGCCATCGGCACGGTGATCGTCGGCGGACTGGTCGTCTCGGGCGTCCTCACGCTGGTCGTGACGCCCGTGCTGTACGACCTCCTCGCGCGCCTGACGCAGCCGCGGTCGGCCATCGAACGGGCGCTCAACGCGGAACTCTCGTCCCTCTCCAAGCCGCGCGATCACACCGCCCCGGCTGAATAA